A region of Stigmatella erecta DNA encodes the following proteins:
- a CDS encoding SDR family NAD(P)-dependent oxidoreductase, with protein sequence MGTLDGKVAIITGGGSGIGFAIAERFAREGAQVVLAGRRQQRLEEAAAKIGRGARSVPTDVGDEAQVKRLMDSVSQVDLLVTCAGGAVFGPVEEVPVPAWSEMFKSRFFGQLSAVRYAVPKMAPGSSIVLCSGVAGRSALTHYAGGAGLCGAVNAMGASLAIELAPKGIRVNVLSPGLTRDTAIDWGVPPEQLGAFMDGLVSRIPLRRSGTVHDMADAAFFLSTNAYATGQVLDIDGGWTAV encoded by the coding sequence ATGGGTACTTTAGACGGAAAAGTCGCCATCATCACGGGTGGAGGTTCGGGGATCGGTTTCGCGATTGCCGAGCGTTTCGCGCGCGAGGGAGCGCAGGTGGTGCTCGCGGGGCGCAGGCAACAGCGGCTGGAAGAGGCCGCGGCGAAGATCGGACGGGGGGCCCGGAGCGTGCCCACGGACGTCGGAGACGAAGCCCAGGTCAAACGGCTCATGGACTCGGTGTCCCAGGTGGATCTGCTGGTCACCTGCGCGGGCGGCGCGGTGTTCGGCCCCGTCGAGGAGGTGCCCGTCCCGGCGTGGAGTGAGATGTTCAAGTCCCGCTTCTTCGGACAGCTCTCCGCAGTCCGGTACGCCGTGCCGAAGATGGCGCCGGGCAGCTCCATCGTGCTGTGCTCGGGCGTCGCCGGGCGCTCGGCCCTGACGCACTACGCGGGCGGCGCGGGGCTGTGCGGCGCCGTCAACGCCATGGGGGCCTCGCTCGCCATCGAGCTGGCGCCCAAGGGCATCCGGGTCAACGTCCTGTCGCCCGGGCTGACGCGGGACACGGCCATCGACTGGGGCGTGCCCCCCGAGCAGCTGGGCGCCTTCATGGACGGCCTGGTGAGCCGCATCCCGCTGCGGCGCTCGGGCACCGTGCACGACATGGCGGACGCGGCCTTCTTCCTGTCCACGAATGCCTATGCCACCGGCCAGGTGCTCGACATCGACGGCGGGTGGACGGCGGTGTAG
- a CDS encoding S8 family serine peptidase, whose product MGLRQRLSGLALLALGACVSPESGPSSLEPTVRLVTSRGLLRTGGEWVPGQYIVVLREPLASPRPVDVEEEARVFAARHGVRVERTYTHALRGFLVKASEAQAQQLAAEPSVKYVVEDGLATPDAVQTAPSWGLDRIGQQNLPFNGAYTHTFTGKGVHAYVIDTGIRATHAEFGGRVSLDYTGVQDGHGAGDCQGHGSHVAGILGGTTWGVAKEVSLHSVRVFGCAGGAPWSTVLGAVDWVTAHHLKPAVATLSLSGGANQAVDDAVRNSIAAGIVYAVSAGNQNTNACAVSPARLAEALTVGATDREDRRAPFSNQGPCLDLFAPGVGIVSAGPGGDTDTHSLGGTSMASAHVAGAAALFLEFNPTAEPYLVAQALTGYASVDKVLQPGRGSPNRLLFTNPHLTTPFEIIARHSAQCLEVVGGSAEAGAGLMQTVCHMGPSQRFRVEPVSPGAYRIVAQHSGQCLEAASGPPEAPDALLQQPCHTGGTQRFGLSAVNGGFYRITAQPSGQCLDIGGGPAAPGNPLVQAPCHDGPSQQFKLN is encoded by the coding sequence ATGGGACTTCGCCAGCGCCTGTCCGGCCTCGCCTTGCTGGCGCTGGGGGCCTGTGTCTCGCCGGAGTCCGGGCCGTCGTCCCTGGAGCCCACGGTCCGCCTGGTGACGTCGCGGGGCCTGCTGCGCACCGGGGGCGAGTGGGTGCCCGGGCAGTACATCGTCGTGCTCAGGGAGCCCCTGGCCAGCCCCCGTCCCGTGGACGTGGAGGAGGAGGCGCGGGTGTTCGCCGCCCGCCACGGCGTGCGGGTGGAGCGCACGTACACGCACGCGCTGCGGGGCTTCCTGGTGAAGGCCTCGGAGGCCCAGGCCCAGCAGCTCGCCGCGGAGCCCTCCGTGAAGTACGTGGTGGAGGATGGCCTGGCCACCCCGGACGCCGTGCAGACGGCGCCCTCCTGGGGGCTGGACCGGATTGGCCAGCAGAACCTGCCGTTCAACGGCGCCTACACGCACACCTTCACCGGCAAGGGGGTGCACGCCTACGTCATCGACACGGGCATCCGCGCCACGCACGCCGAGTTCGGCGGCCGCGTCTCGCTGGACTACACCGGCGTGCAGGATGGCCACGGCGCCGGGGACTGCCAGGGCCATGGCTCCCACGTGGCCGGCATCCTGGGCGGCACCACGTGGGGCGTGGCCAAGGAAGTCTCCCTGCACTCGGTGCGCGTGTTCGGCTGCGCGGGCGGCGCGCCCTGGTCCACGGTGCTGGGCGCGGTGGACTGGGTGACGGCCCACCACCTCAAGCCCGCCGTGGCCACGCTGAGCCTGAGCGGCGGGGCCAACCAGGCGGTGGATGACGCGGTCCGCAACTCCATCGCCGCGGGCATCGTCTACGCCGTGTCCGCGGGCAACCAGAACACCAACGCCTGCGCGGTGTCCCCCGCCCGCCTCGCCGAGGCCCTCACCGTGGGCGCCACGGACCGCGAGGACCGCCGCGCCCCCTTCTCCAACCAGGGGCCGTGTCTGGATCTGTTCGCCCCGGGCGTGGGCATCGTCTCGGCCGGGCCCGGCGGCGACACGGACACGCACAGCCTGGGCGGCACCTCCATGGCCTCCGCGCACGTGGCGGGCGCCGCGGCGCTGTTCCTGGAGTTCAACCCCACCGCGGAGCCGTACCTCGTGGCCCAGGCGCTCACCGGGTACGCCTCGGTGGACAAGGTGCTCCAGCCGGGACGGGGCTCTCCCAACCGCCTGCTGTTCACCAACCCCCACCTCACCACGCCGTTCGAGATCATCGCGCGGCACAGTGCCCAGTGCCTGGAGGTGGTGGGGGGCAGCGCGGAGGCGGGGGCGGGCCTCATGCAGACCGTCTGTCACATGGGGCCCAGCCAGCGCTTCCGCGTCGAGCCCGTGTCGCCGGGGGCGTACCGCATCGTGGCCCAGCACAGCGGCCAGTGTCTGGAGGCCGCCAGCGGCCCCCCGGAGGCGCCGGACGCGCTCCTCCAGCAGCCGTGCCACACGGGCGGCACCCAGCGCTTCGGCCTCTCCGCGGTGAACGGTGGGTTCTACCGCATCACCGCCCAGCCCAGCGGCCAGTGCCTGGACATCGGCGGAGGGCCCGCCGCGCCCGGCAACCCCCTGGTGCAGGCCCCCTGCCACGACGGGCCCAGCCAGCAGTTCAAGCTCAACTGA